One segment of Leptodactylus fuscus isolate aLepFus1 chromosome 7, aLepFus1.hap2, whole genome shotgun sequence DNA contains the following:
- the LOC142214607 gene encoding high affinity immunoglobulin gamma Fc receptor I-like translates to MVPTILVRCPLSPVIVFLGSTVRPVVTFTPPWNKILYGDPITMTCDVDGAVQGDVTYTWYRNNQWIHTGKTFTIQSAQSIHDGNYQCGTSEEDISEDLMLYVMEGLVILQSPPYIYEGDDLALRCHSRRFEDIRGKIMFYRNNEKIHSITTDSIFLYRDHLDVIAVYKCTRQVTTTGYRTHSDETEVTVPGSSASLMVTFSPNWKKIFTGDSITITCDGINNGPYSWYKDNRLLMGTEKSIYIHSAKKSDSGKYQSETNSDRSPEVSLEVSYGPVILQAPLIDDGDIPYLRCHSRPEYFVEWTQFYKDGKFLKESEDGKFDLTTPLVTGRYRCEQVLYGTSVLDAESAPSSVPIRDLFSSPEIRLTPSMVIEGDNMTLTCDTRLSPHRQTTELQFAFYRDGREVRGFLSSNKYVLSAELEDSGNYSCTGRTGDNRVKKVSEETPPLQSRLHHMLGDVAT, encoded by the exons ATGGTTCCTACAATCTTGGTGCGATGTCCATTATCCCCGGTGATCGTCTTCCTCG gaTCTACTGTCAGACCTGTGGTGACCTTCACTCCACCCTGGAACAAGATCTTATATGGAGACCCTATAACAATGACCTGTGATGTGGACGGCGCTGTACAGGGAGACGTCACATATACCTGGTACAGGAACAACCAATGGATCCATACAGGGAAGACTTTTACCATTCAGTCTGCCCAGTCCATACATGATGGGAATTACCAGTGCGGGACCAGTGAGGAGGATATTAGTGAGGATTTGATGCTTTATGTTATGGAGG GTCTGGTCATCCTGCAGTCACCACCCTATATATATGAAGGAGATGACCTGGcactgagatgtcacagccgCCGCTTCGAAGATATTAGGGGGAAAATAATGTTTTATAGGAACAATGAAAAAATACATTCAATTACCACTGACTCTATATTCCTGTATAGAGACCATCTAGATGTCATTGCTGTATACAAGTGTACAAGACAAGTCACCACTACTGGATATAGAACACACAGCGATGAGACTGAGGTCACTGTCCCAG GATCTTCTGCCTCACTCATGGTGACTTTCTCTCCAAACTGGAAAAAGATCTTCACAGGAGACTCCATAACAATCACCTGTGATGGGATAAACAATGGGCCATATTCCTGGTATAAAGATAATAGATTATTGATGGGAACTGAGAAGTCTATCTATATCCATTCTGCCAAGAAAAGTGACAGTGGGAAATACCAGAGTGAAACTAATTCTGATCGTAGTCCTGAGGTCAGCCTGGAGGTCAGTTATG GCCCGGTCATCCTGCAGGCTCCTCTTATAGATGATGGAGATATCCCATATCTGAGATGTCACAGTCGTCCTGAGTATTTTGTAGAATGGACACAATTCTATAAAGATGGCAAATTTCTAAAGGAATCAGAAGATGGAAAATTCGATCTCACAACACCACTGGTAACTGGGAGATACAGATGTGAGCAAGTACTATACGGCACTTCTGTacttgatgctgaatctgccccgtcctccgtccccatCAGAG ATCTGTTCTCCAGTCCAGAGATAAGACTGACCCCATCCATGGTGATAGAGGGTGACAACATGACCCTGACATGTGACACGAGGCTTAGTCCACACAGACAGACCACAGAACTGCAGTTTGCTTTCTACAGAGATGGGCGGGAAGTCCGGGGATTTCTATCATCTAATAAATATGTTCTGTCTGCTgagctggaggattctgggaattaTTCCTGTACAGGGAGAACTGGAGACAACAGAGTGAAGAAAGTGAGCGAAGA